In Bacillus sp. Marseille-Q1617, a genomic segment contains:
- a CDS encoding bifunctional oligoribonuclease/PAP phosphatase NrnA → MKEQILELIKQYETIIIHRHVRPDPDAYGSQGGLAEMLKASFPDKNIYAVGLEEETLHYLNRLDPIEDEVFEGALIIVCDTANEERICDSRYKLGEKLVKIDHHPNEDAYGDHLWIDTTASSVSEMIYEFYQFGKDKGLVLPDHAARLLFAGIVGDTGRFLYPSTTQKTFDIAGELIRFDFDRNDLFNKMYEVDSNVLKLQGFVLQNFEMDEDGCAQMVMSKDILEQHDVVPSEASLLVSSLGNVKGIKAWVFFIEEDDQIRVRLRSKGPVINTIAKKYNGGGHPLAAGASIYSWEEKEDVLRDLREACRSH, encoded by the coding sequence ATGAAAGAACAAATCCTGGAATTAATCAAACAATATGAAACCATCATCATCCATAGACATGTCCGTCCAGATCCCGATGCATACGGTTCACAGGGCGGCCTTGCTGAGATGCTGAAAGCTTCTTTTCCTGATAAAAACATATATGCTGTCGGGCTCGAAGAAGAAACCCTTCATTATCTGAACCGTCTTGATCCGATAGAAGATGAAGTCTTTGAGGGAGCTTTGATCATTGTCTGCGACACTGCCAACGAAGAACGGATCTGCGACAGCCGGTACAAATTGGGAGAAAAGCTGGTGAAGATCGATCATCATCCAAATGAAGATGCATATGGTGATCATTTATGGATCGATACGACGGCCAGTTCGGTCAGTGAGATGATTTACGAATTCTACCAATTCGGAAAGGATAAAGGGCTTGTACTTCCTGATCATGCCGCGCGCCTTCTGTTTGCCGGCATCGTAGGCGATACGGGAAGATTCCTTTATCCGAGTACGACCCAGAAAACGTTCGATATCGCGGGAGAACTGATCCGGTTTGATTTTGACAGGAACGACCTGTTCAATAAGATGTATGAAGTTGATTCGAATGTCTTGAAGCTGCAAGGCTTTGTGCTTCAGAACTTTGAAATGGATGAAGACGGCTGCGCCCAGATGGTCATGTCCAAGGACATCCTTGAGCAGCACGATGTCGTCCCTTCAGAGGCATCTTTATTGGTGAGCTCATTAGGGAATGTGAAGGGAATCAAAGCATGGGTCTTCTTTATCGAAGAGGATGATCAGATCCGTGTCCGCCTCCGTTCAAAAGGTCCTGTCATCAACACCATCGCAAAGAAATACAACGGCGGAGGGCATCCTCTCGCAGCAGGCGCTTCCATCTATTCATGGGAAGAGAAAGAAGATGTACTGCGGGATTTGCGTGAGGCTTGCCGGAGTCATTAA
- the ytrI gene encoding sporulation membrane protein YtrI, with protein sequence MRIPPFYKLPSWQRFFSGMVVGGIISWMIFIYMFGVMHENQTKLIEEQKNEISKYKNTLSYLQEEYKQLNEENEEQLTIQEVKIKIVNPTKTKVELLSIHETEDRLSGDLRSLINKDLETAYGTRDLIKKIIENKTVELNDKSFTFKVREIYFWTTTQITLELEYEE encoded by the coding sequence ATGAGGATACCCCCTTTTTATAAACTTCCTTCCTGGCAGCGCTTTTTCTCCGGCATGGTTGTGGGGGGCATCATCAGCTGGATGATCTTCATTTACATGTTCGGGGTCATGCATGAGAATCAGACCAAGTTGATAGAAGAACAGAAAAATGAAATCAGCAAGTATAAAAACACCCTCTCCTACCTGCAGGAAGAATACAAACAATTGAATGAAGAAAATGAAGAACAGTTGACGATCCAGGAAGTGAAGATCAAAATTGTGAATCCTACCAAAACAAAAGTTGAGCTGCTCAGCATCCATGAAACCGAGGACCGGCTGAGCGGGGATCTCAGAAGCCTGATCAATAAGGATCTTGAAACCGCTTATGGAACCCGTGATTTAATCAAGAAGATCATCGAAAATAAAACCGTGGAGTTAAATGACAAGTCGTTCACCTTTAAAGTGCGTGAGATTTATTTCTGGACAACCACGCAGATTACATTGGAGCTTGAGTATGAAGAATAG
- a CDS encoding YtrH family sporulation protein translates to MAEAFFPELFKSFFIAFGVILGGSLMGGLASFAMGQPLFIEMFRLSTFLRIWAIIAAIGGTFDTVYSFEKGFLNGETKELFKQFLLILSALGGANTGAMIISWLTQEHISS, encoded by the coding sequence ATGGCTGAAGCCTTTTTTCCTGAATTATTTAAGAGTTTCTTTATTGCTTTCGGTGTGATATTGGGGGGATCCCTGATGGGGGGGCTCGCTTCCTTTGCAATGGGGCAGCCTCTGTTCATCGAGATGTTCCGTCTTTCAACTTTTTTGCGCATCTGGGCAATCATAGCGGCAATCGGGGGAACGTTCGACACGGTATACAGCTTTGAGAAAGGGTTTTTGAATGGCGAAACGAAAGAGTTGTTCAAACAGTTCCTGTTGATTCTATCTGCCTTGGGAGGAGCGAATACAGGTGCCATGATCATCTCATGGCTTACTCAGGAGCATATCTCATCATGA